In a single window of the Arachis hypogaea cultivar Tifrunner chromosome 6, arahy.Tifrunner.gnm2.J5K5, whole genome shotgun sequence genome:
- the LOC112696554 gene encoding uncharacterized protein, with translation MGRPWYENGKFLKKKNIFTDFIACAEYLIENKFCSKESLCIGGRSAGGLLIGAVLNMRPDLFKAAVAGVPFVDVLTTMLDPTIPLTTSEWKEWGDPRKEEFYFYIKSYFPVDDVKAQNYPHILVTAGLNDPRVIYSEPSKFVAKMRDMKTDDNILLFKCELGAGHFSKPGRFEKLQEDAFTYIFILKALNMMNELKF, from the exons ATGGGGAGGCCGTGGTATGAGAATGGGAAATTTCTGAAGAAAAAGAACATCTTCACTGATTTTATTGCTTGTGCTGAATATTTGATTGAGAACAAATTTTGTTCTAAGGAAAGTCTGTGCATTGGGGGAAGAAGTGCTGGAGGTTTGCTAATTGGTGCAGTTCTTAATATGAGACCAGATTTATTCAAGGCAGCTGTTGCTGGAGTACCTTTTGTGGATGTTTTGACAACTATGCTTGATCCAACTATTCCTCTCACCACTTCAGAATGGAAG GAATGGGGTGACCCTAGGAAGGAAGAATTTTACTTCTACATAAAGTCATATTTCCCCGTTGATGAT GTGAAGGCACAGAATTATCCACACATTCTTGTCACTGCTGGATTAAATG ACCCACGGGTTATCTATTCTGAACCTTCAAAGTTCGTGGCAAAGATGAGGGATATGAAGACTGATGATAACATACTGCTTTTTAAATGCGAACTTGGTGCTGGCCATTTTTCAAAGCCGGGGAG ATTTGAGAAGCTCCAAGAAGATGCCTTCACTTATATCTTCATCCTGAAGGCTCTAAATATGATGAACGAGCTCAAGTTTTAA